CCCGTGCTCGGCGAAGACCCGCATCGCACCCTTGGCGTTGTGCAGCACCTTGGGCTTCTCGGGGTCGGCGAGCCACTTCGCGAACGCGTTCTCGTCGGCCTCGTCCAGCCGCGAGGGGTCGAACCACGCCGCCGCCCCGTCCGCCGCGGCCAGCGCGACCTCGGCCACCGACCCCGACCCCAGCGCCCACGTGTCGACGGTGGCCAGACCCAGGACCGCCTTGCCGTCGTGCTCGGCGAGCCACGGCTTCAGCTCGCCCGCACCCAGGACCGTCCCGTCCAGCTCGACCCCCTCGACGACCGGAGCGGCCGCCTCGGCCTCCTCCGTCCCGGGGTCGACGGCGAAGAGCCGCTCCCGCAGGGAGGGGTTGCGGATCTCCAGGGTGTCCAGGACCATCACGACCGCCGTACGGTCGTACGCCGCGCGCTCCAGGTCGGCGACGGTCTTCGGGAGCTCGACGTCCTTCACCATCTCCGTGAGACGGCGGTTGAGCTTGACCGCCTCCAGGTGGTCGCGGAGGTTCTGCCCGGCCTTGCCCTTGACCTCGTCGACACGCTCGACGAGGTCCGCGAACGAACCGAACTGGTTGATCCACTTCGCGGCCGTCTTCTCGCCGACACCGGGGATGCCCGGCAGGTTGTCCGACGGGTCGCCGCGCAGCGCCGCGAAGTCGGGGTACTGCGCCGGCGTCAGCCCGTACTTCTCGAGGACCTTCTCCGGAGTGAAGCGGGTCAGCTCGGAGACGCCCTTCGTCGGGTACAGCACCGTCGTGTGCTCGGACACCAGCTGGAAGGAGTCGCGGTCACCGGTGACGATCAGGACCTCGAAACCCTCGGCCTCGGCCTGCGTGGCGAGCGTCGCGATGATGTCGTCGGCCTCGAAGCCGTCGACGGCGAACCGCTGCGCGTGCATCGCGTCCAGCAGCTCGCCGATCAGCTCGACCTGCCCCTTGAACTCGTCCGGGGTCTTCGAACGGTTCGCCTTGTACTCCGTGAACTCCTCGGAGCGCCACGTCTTGCGCGAGACGTCGAACGCCACCGCGAAATGCGTGGGCGCCTCGTCGCGCAGCGTGTTCGCCAGCATCGACGCGAAACCATAGATCGCGTTCGTCGGCTGACCCGTCGCGGTCGTGAAATTCTCCGCGGGCAGCGCGAAGAACGCGCGGTACGCCAGCGAGTGCCCATCCATGAGCATCAGCCGCGGACGGCCCGCACCTGCGGTTTTCTCGGTCTTCTTCGATGCTGTTTCTGCCACGCCCCCGATCCTCGCACGCCCCACTGACAGTGCGGACCTCCCGGGACCGGCCGCCGTCGTCGTCACTGGCGCGTGGGAGGATCTGCCCCGTACTTCATACGTGCATGCGAGGGGGTCCCCTGATGGCCAGCAAGCCGCCCAAGAGCGATCCGGTCCAGGACGCGCCGCAGGTCGTCGAACCGAAGCGCGCCGCGGCCGGGCTGCCCGCCATCGGGCACACCCTGCGCATCGCCCAGCAGCAGATGGGGGTGAAGCGCACCGCGCTGACCCTCCTGCGCGTCAACCAGAAGGACGGCTTCGACTGCCCGGGCTGCGCCTGGCCCGAGCCGGAGCACCGGCACGCGGCGGAGTTCTGCGAGAACGGCGCGAAGGCGGTCGCCGAGGAGGCCACCCTGCGCCGGGTCACCCCGGACTTCTTCGCCGCGCACCCGGTCACCGACCTGCACGGCCGCAGCGGCTACTGGCTCGGCCAGCAGGGCCGCCTCACCCACCCCATGTACCTGCCCGAGGGCGCCGACCACTACGAGCCGGTCTCCTGGGAGCGCGCCTTCGACATCGTCGCCGAGGAGCTCGCCGCCCTCGGTTCCCCCGACGAGGCCCTCTTCTACACCTCGGGGCGCACGAGCAACGAGGCCGCGTTCCTCTACCAGCTCTTCGCCCGCGAGCTCGGCACGAACAACCTGCCGGACTGTTCGAACATGTGCCACGAGTCCTCGGGCTCCGCGCTCTCCGAGACCATCGGCATCGGCAAGGGCAGCGTCCTGCTCGAGGACCTCTACAAGGCGGACCTGATCATCGTCGCCGGGCAGAACCCCGGCACCAACCACCCGCGCATGCTCTCCGCCCTGGAGAAGGCCAAGGCCAACGGCGCGAAGATCATCAGTGTCAACCCGCTGCCCGAGGCGGGCCTGGAGCGCTTCAAGAACCCGCAGACCCCCCAGGGCATGCTCAAGGGCGCCGCTCTCACCGACCTGTTCCTGCAGATCCGCCTGGGCGGCGACCAGGCCCTCTTCCGTCTCCTGAACAAGCTCGTCCTGGAGACCGAGGGCGCGGTCGACGAGGACTTCATCGCCGAACACACCCACGGCTACGAGGAGTTCGCGGCCGCCGCCCGCACCGCCGACTGGGACGAGACCCTCACCGCGACGGGCCTCACCCGCGAGAAGATCGACGAGGCCCTCCGCCTCGTCCTGTCCTCCCAGCGCACCATCGTCTGCTGGGCCATGGGCCTCACCCAGCACAAGCACTCCGTGCCCACGATCCGAGAAGTGGTCAACTTCCTGCTGCTGCGCGGCAACATCGGCCGTCCCGGCGCGGGCGTCTGCCCGGTCCGCGGCCACTCGAACGTGCAGGGCGACCGCACCATGGGCATCTTCGAGCGCCCCGCCCCGGCCTTCCTGGACGCCCTGGAGAAGGAGTTCGGCTTCGCCCCGCCCCGCGAGCACGGCTACGACGTCGTACGGGCCATACGCGCCCTGCGCGACGGCGACGCGAAGGTCTTCTTCGCCATGGGCGGCAACTTCGTCTCCGCCTCCCCCGACACCGACGTCACCGAGGCCGCCATGCGCCGCGCCCGCCTCACGGTGCACGTCTCGACCAAGCTCAACCGCTCCCACGTCGTCACCGGCGCCCGCGCCCTGATCCTGCCCACCCTCGGCCGCACCGAGCGCGACCTCCAGGGCGGCGGCGAGCAGTTCGTGACCGTCGAGGACTCCATGGGCATGGTCCACGCCTCACGCGGCCGTCTGGAGCCCGCGAGCGAGCACCTCCTGTCCGAGCCGGCCATCGTCTGCCGCCTCGCCCGCCGCGTGCTCGGCGACTCCTCCCGCACCCCCTGGGAGGAGTTCGAGAAGGACTACGCCACGATCCGCGACCGCATCGCGCGCGTGGTCCCCGGCTTCGACGACTTCAACGCGCGCGTCGCCGACCCCGCCGGCTTCGCCCTCCCCCACGCCCCCCGCGACGAACGCCGCTTCCCCACCGCGACCGGCAAGGCCAACTTCACCGCCGCGCCCGTCGAGTACCCGAAGCTCCCCGAAGGCCGCCTCCTCCTCCAGACCCTCCGCTCGCACGACCAGTACAACACCACCATCTACGGCCTCGACGACCGCTACAGGGGCATCAAGAACGGCCGCCGAGTGGTCCTCGTCAACCCCGAGGACGCCCGCGCGCTGAACGTCACCGACGGCTCGTACGTCGACCTCGTCAGCGAATGGCGGGACGGCGTGGAGCGGCGCGCCGCCGGATTCCGCGTCGTGCACTACCCGACCGCCCGCGGCTGCGCCGCCGCGTACTACCCGGAGACCAACGTCCTCGTCCCGCTCGACGCCACCGCGGACACCAGTAACACCCCGGCCAGCAAGTCCGTCGTGGTCCGTCTGGAACAATCGGCCACCGACTGAGCGTTTGCTCAGCCAGTCAGCCAGAGAGATCGACGACGATCGGAGCCGGCCCCCATGGGCGAGCAGAGCCAAGTGAAGTTCCCGCACGAGGTCATCGACGAGTACGCCGCACTCGGCGTCGACCTGCCCGCCCTCTTCTCGGCAGGCCACCTCGGCACCCGCATGGGCGTCCAGATCATCGAGGCCTCCGCGGACCGGGTCGTCGGCACCATGCCGGTGGAGGGCAACACCCAGCCGTACGGTCTCCTGCACGGCGGCGCCTCCGCCGTCCTCGCGGAGACCCTCGGCTCGGTCGGCTCCATGCTCCACGGCGGCAGCTCCAAGATCGCCGTCGGCGTCGACCTGAACTGCACCCACCACCGCGGCGCCCGTTCCGGCCTCGTCACCGGCGTGGCCACCCCCGTACACCGCGGGCGCACGACAGCGACGTACGAGATCGTCATCACCGACGAGAACGACAAGCGCGTCTGCACCGCCCGCCTCACCTGCCTCCTGCGCGAGGTCAACCCCTCCGACGCCGCCCACGTACGCCCGTCCTGACCCACGCCTCAGCCGCCCACGGAGCAAGGGGGCAGGAGACATCTGCCCCCACTCACCGGCAGTCGCACGCCCCGCGCGCCGTAACCGCACTCCAATACGCCGGAGTTATCGGAAATCAGCGGCAACTCATCACCTTTTCGGGCGAGTTCACGCGCCTTCATGAGACCGCGCGCCCGGACCGCACCTCATGCGCCCTAATACCGTGCACGCCGACCGAACTCCGAGTTCCCTTTTCTCGACGTAACGCTGCGTAACACGCACGCAATACGGCATCGGAGTTCCTTCTTCGTCGGCCCGCACTCCCGCGACCTCTCCCGACTCCGCCACGCGACCTGCGACGGCACCCGACCGGGATCTTCGTCCACGCACAACCGGAGGTGCGGATTCTCAACATGTGGAACGAGAAGAATTTCCGCCAAATCGGCCGAGAATACCCGTCCCTGAAGCCCACCAACCGGCACGTCATAACAAGAAAGTCACAAGCCAGCCCACGGCGATGCCCGGGCCCACAGACAGGCTTAGAGTCACGGCCAGTCACCGCGCCGCCGGGCGCGTCTGCAGCACGGCTCGGTATCACCCAGTACGGCCCGGCGAGACACACGGCAGCTCAGCAGGGCTGCTGCGCCAGGGAGAGGATTCAACGTGCGACAGCGTTCTTTGGTCATACTCACCTCCGTGCTCACCACCGGAGCACTCACGCTGACCGCTTGCGGTTCGCGTGACAACAGCGGGGACAAGAGCAGCAGCAGCAAGACCGAGATCATCATCGGCGTTGACGCTCCGCTGACCGGTCAGAACTCCGCAACCGGCCTCGGCATCCAGGGCGGCGTGCAGATCGCCGTCGACGACGCCAACAAGAACAACACCGTCCCCGGCGTGACCTTCAAGGTCCAGGCGCTCGACGACAAGGCGATCCCGGCCAGCGGTCAGCAGAACGCCACCGCTCTCGTCAACAACGAGAAGGTCCTCGGCGTCGTCGGCCCGCTGAACTCCGGTGTGGCCACGCAGATGCAGCAGGTCTTCGCGACCGCCAACCTGGTCGAGATCTCGCCCTCCAACACGGCGCCCGAGCTCACCCAGGGCAAGAACTGGCAGGCCTCGAAGTCGCGCCCGTTCAAGACGTACTTCCGCACGGCCACCACCGACGCCCTCCAGGGCGGCTTCGCGGCCGAGTACGCGTCCAGCACGCTCAAGAAGAAGAACGTCTTCGTCGTCGACGACAAGCAGACCTACGGCGCCGGCCTGGCCAAGCTGTTCAAGGCCGGCTTCACCAAGAGCGGCGGCAAGGTCGCCGGCGAGGACCACGTCAACACCGGCGACACCGACTTCTCCGCCCTCGTCACCAAGATCAAGAACTCCAAGGCCGACCTGGTCTACTACGGCGGCCAGTACGACGAGTCGGAGAAGCTCACCAAGCAGCTCAAGGACGGCGGAGTCAAGATCCCGCTGTTCGGCGGTGACGGCATGTTCAGCGACACCTACATCCAGACCGCCGGCAAGACCTCCGAGGGTGACCTGGCCACCTCCGTCGGCCAGCCCGTCGACTCCCTGCCGTCCGCCGCGGACTTCATCAAGAAGTACAAGGCGTCCGGCCTCAAGGGCGACTACGGCACCTACGGCGGCTACTCCTACGACGCCGCGACCGCCATCATCAAGGCGATCGCCAACGTCGTGAAGGACGGCAAGGTCCCCGACGGCGCCCGCGCCAAGATCGTGGACGAGGTCCAGAAGACGAAGTTCGAGGGCATCGCCGGCCCCGTCTCCTTCGACGAGTACGGCGACACCACCAACAAGCAGCTCACCGTCTACCAGGTCGTCAACGGCAAGTGGAAGGCCGTCAAGAGCGGCACGTTCAACGGCTGATCCGATCCCAGCTGATTTCAGCTGACTCCAGCTGATTCCGGCCAAGTCCAGCTGATCCCAGCTAACTCCAGCTGATCCCAGCTGATTCGAGATCCGCCGCTAGCTACACCCCAGGGCCGCGCGGCCAAGACCACACGTCACCGCGCGGCCCGCCCCATATCCCCCCGTTCACTCTCCCCACCCACATGGAGGCCATGCGGTGAACACCCTGCCGCAGCAGCTGGCCAACGGGCTGTTCCTCGGCTCGATGTACGGGCTGATCGCCATCGGCTACACGATGGTGTACGGCATCGTCCAGCTCATCAACTTCGCCCACGGCGAGATCTTCATGACCGGAGGCTTCGGCGCACTCACGGTCTACCTCTACGTCCTGCCCGACGGCACATCCATGTGGATAGCCCTCCCAGCGATGCTCATCGGCGGCGGACTCGTCGCCGTCCTCATCGCCGTCGGGGCGGAACGGTTCGCCTACCGACCACTGCGCGGCGCGCCACGCCTGGCACCCCTCATCACCGCCATCGGCCTCTCCCTCGCGCTCCAGCAGGCCGTCTTCAACTGGTACCCGAACGCCAAGACCGACCGCAACTTCCCCCAGATCGACGCCGGACCCTGGCACATCGGGTCCATCAGCGTCAGCAGCGGCTCGCTCTTCGTCATCGTCGCCGCCCCGCTCTGCATGGCGGCCCTCGCCCTCTTCGTCAGCATGTCCCGCACCGGCCGCGCCATGCAGGCCACCGCCCAAGACCCTGACACCGCCCAGCTCATGGGCATCGACACCAACAAGATCATCGTGATCGCCTTCGCCATCGGCGGCTTCTTCGCCGCCGTCGCCGCCGTCTCCTACGGCCTGCGCTACGGCTCGATCCAGTACAACATGGGCTTCCAGATGGGCCTCAAGGCCTTCACCGCGGCCGTCCTCGGCGGCATCGGCAACATCTACGGCGCCATGATCGGCGGCCTCGTCCTCGGCCTCGCCGAGACCATGGCCACCTCCTACATCGACGGCATCCCCGGCATGCAGCAGCTCGGCGGCGGCGGCTGGTCCTCCGTCTGGGCCTTCGTCCTCCTCATCCTCGTACTGCTGTTCAGGCCACAAGGCCTGGTCGGCGAACGCGTCGCGGACAGGGCGTGAACACCATGGCAACCACCGAGAACACCGCCCAGATCACCGCCCCCGCGCGCGGCCTGATCGCACTCCCCCAGACCGCCGCGCGCGCCCTCGTCGCCGTCGGCGCCGTCGCCACCATCGCCAGCACCTACATGTCGTGGACCTACACGGCCACCTTCCCCGGGGACCTCACCTACTACGGCTCCCCGGCCGGCCTCCAGATCCTCGACCTCGTCGCCGGCGCGCTCACCCTGCTCTTCGCGCTCACCCTCTTCGGCGTCCGCGGCCTGCGCTGGCTCAACCCGGCAGGCGCCACCGCGCCCGTCGTCCTCGCCGCCGGCTCCGCGTTCGCCGTCAGCTGGTTCAGCGCCATCGCCATCGCGGTCGACCTCAAGGGCCTCATCGCCCTGGACCCCGGCGCCTACGTCACCGCCATCGGCTCCCTGATCGCCCTCGTCGGCGCCCTCGCTCTCCCGAGCCCCGGCAACACCTTCAAGGACTGGGTCAGCAAGCCCGACCACATCCCCGCGGCCGAGAAGCTCCCCGGCTGGGCCGAGCGCCTCGTCATCACCGGCGCCACCGCCCTCGCCCTGATCGTCTTCACGTACGGCATCGGCGTCGACCCCGACGCCAGCGAGACGTTCATCGGCTACCTGCTGCTCGTCGTCCTCGGCACCTGGGCGCTCCAGGCCGCCGGACTCTTCGACCGGTTCGCCACGCTCAACGCCCGCCACAAGGGATTCGCCACCTCCATGGCGTTCCTCGCCGCGGCGATCTTCCCCTTCGTCGAGAACAACGAGCACAACGCCAACCTCGGCGTGAACATCCTCGTCGTCGCCACCGTCGCCCTCGGCCTGAACATCGTCGTCGGCCTCACCGGACTCCTCGACCTCGGATACGTCGCCTTCCTCGGCGTCGGCGCCTACGCCGCGGCCCTCGTCTCCGGCTCCGAGTTCTCCCGCTTCTCCGGCGTCCAGTTCCCCTTCTGGGCCGCCATGCTCACCGGCATGGCCGCGTCGCTCGTCTTCGGCGTCCTCATCGGCGCCCCCACCCTGCGACTGCGCGGCGACTACCTCGCCATCGTCACCCTCGGCTTCGGAGAGATCTTCCGCATCTCCGTCAACAACCTCGACGGCTCCTCCGGACCGAACCTGACCAACGGCCCCAACGGCATCTCGATGATCCCGGACCTCGACATCTTCGGGTTCAACCTCGGGAACTCGCACGACATCGGCTCGATCACCCTCGGCCGCTTCGCGAACTACTTCCTGCTGATGCTGATCATCACCGGCATCGTCGTGGTCGTCTTCAACCGCGCCGCCGACTCCCGTATCGGCCGCTCCTGGATCGCCATCCGCGAGGACGAGACCGCCGCAACCGCCATGGGCATCAACGGCTTCCGCGTCAAGCTCATCGCCTTCGCCCTCGGCGCCTCCCTCGCCGGCCTCGCCGGCACGGTCAGCGCCCACGTCGGCTACAGCGTCAACCCGGCCCCGTACCAGTTCGCCGGCTCCGTACCGCCCAACTCCGCCTTCCTGCTGGCCGCGGTCGTCCTCGGCGGCATGGGCACGGTCAACGGCCCCATCCTCGGCGCCACCCTGCTCTACCTCCTCCCCGAGAAGCTCGGCTTCCTGAAGGAGTACCAGCTCTTCGCCTTCGGCATCGCGCTCGTGATCCTCATGCGCTTCCGCCCCGAGGGCATCATCGCCAACCGCCGTCGCCAGCTCGAGTTCCACGAGTCCGACGACAGCGTCGACATCCCCGAACAAGGCCTGCCCGACTCCACTGTCGGCGTCACCAAGGCAGGGGCGTGACCCACATGACCACCACCACGGCCACCAGCCCCGTACTCGAGGCCAGCGGCGTCACCATGCGCTTCGGCGGCCTCACCGCCGTCCGCAGCGTCGACCTCACCGTCAACTCGGGCGAGATCGTCGGCCTCATCGGCCCCAACGGCGCCGGCAAGACGACCTTCTTCAACTGCCTCACCGGCCTGTACGTGCCGACCGAGGGCAAGGTCTCCTACAAGGGCACCGTCCTCCCGCCCAAGCCCCACCTCGTCACCAGCGCCGGCATCGCCCGCACCTTCCAGAACATCCGGCTCTTCGCCAACATGACCGTCCTGGAGAACGTGCTCGTCGGCCGCCACACCAGGACCAAGGAAGGCCTCTGGTCGGCCCTCCTGCGCGGCCCCGGCTTCCGCAAGGCAGAAGCCGCCTCCCGCGAACGCGCCATGGAACTGCTGGAGTTCATCGGCCTCGACCACAAGGCCGACCACCTCTCCCGCAACCTCCCCTACGGCGAACAGCGCAAGCTCGAAATCGCCCGCGCCATGGCGAGCGAACCGGGCCTGCTGCTCCTGGACGAGCCCACGGCCGGCATGAACCCCCAGGAGACACGCGCGACCGAAGACCTCGTCTTCGCCATCCGCGACAGGGGCATCGCCGTCCTCGTCATCGAGCACGACATGCGCTTCATCTTCAACCTGTCCGACCGCGTCGCCTGCCTCGTCCAGGGCGAGAAGCTCGTCGAGGGCACCTCCGAGGTCGTCCAGGGCGACGAACGCGTCATCGCCGCCTACCTCGGCACCCCGTTCGAGGGCGCCCCCGGCGCGGAGGAACTCGCCGAGGTCGAAGCCGCCGAGGCGGCGGAGGCCACGGACGCTCCCGAGCCCGCGGAAGCCTCCGAGACTCCCGAGGCCGCCGAGAGCGACGCCGCCGCGGAGGGCACCACCAGCAAGGAAGGAAACGCCCAGTGACCGCACTGCTCGAGGTCGAAGACCTCAAGGTCGCCTACGGCAAGATCGAAGCCGTCAAGGGCATCTCCTTCTCCGTCGAAGCCGGCCAGATCGTCACCCTCATCGGCACCAACGGCGCCGGCAAGACGACCACCCTGCGCACCCTCTCCGGGCTCCTCAAGCCCACCGCGGGCCGCATCACCTTCGACGGCAAACCCCTCAGCGGCATCCCCGCCCACAAGATCGTCTCCCTGGGCCTCGCCCACTCCCCCGAGGGACGCCACATCTTCCCCCGGCTGACGATCACCGAGAACCTCCAGCTCGGCGCGTTCCTGCGCACCGACAAGGCAGGCATCGAGAAGGACATCCAGCGCGCCTACGACCTCTTCCCCATCCTGGGTGAACGCCGCAAGCAGGCCGCGGGAACCCTCTCCGGCGGCGAGCAGCAGATGCTGGCCATGGGCCGCGCGCTCATGTCCCAGCCCAAGCTGCTCATGCTCGACGAACCCTCCATGGGTCTCTCCCCGATCATGATGCAGAAGATCATGGCCACCATCGCCGAACTCAAGGCCGACGGTACGACCATCCTCCTCGTCGAGCAGAACGCCCAGGCGGCGCTCTCCCTCGCCGATCAGGGACACGTCATGGAGGTCGGCAACATCGTCCTCTCCGGCACCGGACAGGACCTGCTGCACGACGAGTCGGTACGCAAGGCCTACCTGG
This portion of the Streptomyces mirabilis genome encodes:
- a CDS encoding hotdog fold thioesterase, with the translated sequence MGEQSQVKFPHEVIDEYAALGVDLPALFSAGHLGTRMGVQIIEASADRVVGTMPVEGNTQPYGLLHGGASAVLAETLGSVGSMLHGGSSKIAVGVDLNCTHHRGARSGLVTGVATPVHRGRTTATYEIVITDENDKRVCTARLTCLLREVNPSDAAHVRPS
- a CDS encoding branched-chain amino acid ABC transporter substrate-binding protein — encoded protein: MRQRSLVILTSVLTTGALTLTACGSRDNSGDKSSSSKTEIIIGVDAPLTGQNSATGLGIQGGVQIAVDDANKNNTVPGVTFKVQALDDKAIPASGQQNATALVNNEKVLGVVGPLNSGVATQMQQVFATANLVEISPSNTAPELTQGKNWQASKSRPFKTYFRTATTDALQGGFAAEYASSTLKKKNVFVVDDKQTYGAGLAKLFKAGFTKSGGKVAGEDHVNTGDTDFSALVTKIKNSKADLVYYGGQYDESEKLTKQLKDGGVKIPLFGGDGMFSDTYIQTAGKTSEGDLATSVGQPVDSLPSAADFIKKYKASGLKGDYGTYGGYSYDAATAIIKAIANVVKDGKVPDGARAKIVDEVQKTKFEGIAGPVSFDEYGDTTNKQLTVYQVVNGKWKAVKSGTFNG
- a CDS encoding ABC transporter ATP-binding protein: MTALLEVEDLKVAYGKIEAVKGISFSVEAGQIVTLIGTNGAGKTTTLRTLSGLLKPTAGRITFDGKPLSGIPAHKIVSLGLAHSPEGRHIFPRLTITENLQLGAFLRTDKAGIEKDIQRAYDLFPILGERRKQAAGTLSGGEQQMLAMGRALMSQPKLLMLDEPSMGLSPIMMQKIMATIAELKADGTTILLVEQNAQAALSLADQGHVMEVGNIVLSGTGQDLLHDESVRKAYLGED
- a CDS encoding branched-chain amino acid ABC transporter permease; this encodes MATTENTAQITAPARGLIALPQTAARALVAVGAVATIASTYMSWTYTATFPGDLTYYGSPAGLQILDLVAGALTLLFALTLFGVRGLRWLNPAGATAPVVLAAGSAFAVSWFSAIAIAVDLKGLIALDPGAYVTAIGSLIALVGALALPSPGNTFKDWVSKPDHIPAAEKLPGWAERLVITGATALALIVFTYGIGVDPDASETFIGYLLLVVLGTWALQAAGLFDRFATLNARHKGFATSMAFLAAAIFPFVENNEHNANLGVNILVVATVALGLNIVVGLTGLLDLGYVAFLGVGAYAAALVSGSEFSRFSGVQFPFWAAMLTGMAASLVFGVLIGAPTLRLRGDYLAIVTLGFGEIFRISVNNLDGSSGPNLTNGPNGISMIPDLDIFGFNLGNSHDIGSITLGRFANYFLLMLIITGIVVVVFNRAADSRIGRSWIAIREDETAATAMGINGFRVKLIAFALGASLAGLAGTVSAHVGYSVNPAPYQFAGSVPPNSAFLLAAVVLGGMGTVNGPILGATLLYLLPEKLGFLKEYQLFAFGIALVILMRFRPEGIIANRRRQLEFHESDDSVDIPEQGLPDSTVGVTKAGA
- a CDS encoding branched-chain amino acid ABC transporter permease, whose amino-acid sequence is MNTLPQQLANGLFLGSMYGLIAIGYTMVYGIVQLINFAHGEIFMTGGFGALTVYLYVLPDGTSMWIALPAMLIGGGLVAVLIAVGAERFAYRPLRGAPRLAPLITAIGLSLALQQAVFNWYPNAKTDRNFPQIDAGPWHIGSISVSSGSLFVIVAAPLCMAALALFVSMSRTGRAMQATAQDPDTAQLMGIDTNKIIVIAFAIGGFFAAVAAVSYGLRYGSIQYNMGFQMGLKAFTAAVLGGIGNIYGAMIGGLVLGLAETMATSYIDGIPGMQQLGGGGWSSVWAFVLLILVLLFRPQGLVGERVADRA
- a CDS encoding FdhF/YdeP family oxidoreductase; its protein translation is MASKPPKSDPVQDAPQVVEPKRAAAGLPAIGHTLRIAQQQMGVKRTALTLLRVNQKDGFDCPGCAWPEPEHRHAAEFCENGAKAVAEEATLRRVTPDFFAAHPVTDLHGRSGYWLGQQGRLTHPMYLPEGADHYEPVSWERAFDIVAEELAALGSPDEALFYTSGRTSNEAAFLYQLFARELGTNNLPDCSNMCHESSGSALSETIGIGKGSVLLEDLYKADLIIVAGQNPGTNHPRMLSALEKAKANGAKIISVNPLPEAGLERFKNPQTPQGMLKGAALTDLFLQIRLGGDQALFRLLNKLVLETEGAVDEDFIAEHTHGYEEFAAAARTADWDETLTATGLTREKIDEALRLVLSSQRTIVCWAMGLTQHKHSVPTIREVVNFLLLRGNIGRPGAGVCPVRGHSNVQGDRTMGIFERPAPAFLDALEKEFGFAPPREHGYDVVRAIRALRDGDAKVFFAMGGNFVSASPDTDVTEAAMRRARLTVHVSTKLNRSHVVTGARALILPTLGRTERDLQGGGEQFVTVEDSMGMVHASRGRLEPASEHLLSEPAIVCRLARRVLGDSSRTPWEEFEKDYATIRDRIARVVPGFDDFNARVADPAGFALPHAPRDERRFPTATGKANFTAAPVEYPKLPEGRLLLQTLRSHDQYNTTIYGLDDRYRGIKNGRRVVLVNPEDARALNVTDGSYVDLVSEWRDGVERRAAGFRVVHYPTARGCAAAYYPETNVLVPLDATADTSNTPASKSVVVRLEQSATD
- a CDS encoding ABC transporter ATP-binding protein translates to MTTTTATSPVLEASGVTMRFGGLTAVRSVDLTVNSGEIVGLIGPNGAGKTTFFNCLTGLYVPTEGKVSYKGTVLPPKPHLVTSAGIARTFQNIRLFANMTVLENVLVGRHTRTKEGLWSALLRGPGFRKAEAASRERAMELLEFIGLDHKADHLSRNLPYGEQRKLEIARAMASEPGLLLLDEPTAGMNPQETRATEDLVFAIRDRGIAVLVIEHDMRFIFNLSDRVACLVQGEKLVEGTSEVVQGDERVIAAYLGTPFEGAPGAEELAEVEAAEAAEATDAPEPAEASETPEAAESDAAAEGTTSKEGNAQ